The following proteins come from a genomic window of Novosphingobium aromaticivorans DSM 12444:
- the bioB gene encoding biotin synthase BioB — protein MQETALLERESAGTGNAPVRTDWTREEIAALFDLPFTELLFRAAEVHRAHHRAGEVQLCTLLSIKTGGCPEDCGYCSQSVKADSGVEATKLMEVQKVLQSAAQAKDNGSKRFCMGAAWRNPKDRDMPAIISMIKGVREMGMETCMTLGMLTPSQAAQLADAGLDYYNHNIDTSPERYEEVITTRTFADRLQTLDNVRNAGINVCSGGIVGMGETRADRVGFVHALATLEQHPESVPVNALVPIKGTVLGDMLADTPLAKIDDIEFVRTVAVARITMPLSMVRLSAGRESMSEATQALCFMAGANSIFTGDKLLTAANAGDDADAAMFKRLGLKPMEGEEPMRAMKSVGGCSGGCAA, from the coding sequence GTGCAGGAAACCGCGCTTCTTGAGCGAGAATCGGCTGGAACCGGCAACGCCCCCGTCCGCACCGACTGGACGCGCGAGGAAATCGCCGCGCTGTTCGACCTGCCATTCACCGAACTCCTGTTCCGGGCTGCCGAGGTACACCGCGCGCACCATCGCGCAGGCGAGGTGCAGCTCTGCACGCTGCTGTCGATCAAGACCGGCGGGTGCCCTGAAGATTGCGGCTACTGTTCGCAATCGGTGAAGGCAGACAGCGGCGTCGAGGCGACGAAACTGATGGAAGTGCAGAAGGTCCTGCAATCCGCCGCGCAGGCCAAGGACAATGGCTCCAAGCGCTTCTGCATGGGCGCCGCCTGGCGCAACCCCAAGGACCGAGACATGCCGGCGATCATCTCCATGATCAAGGGCGTGCGCGAGATGGGCATGGAAACCTGCATGACGCTTGGCATGCTGACGCCTTCGCAGGCAGCGCAGCTCGCCGACGCGGGTCTCGACTACTACAACCATAACATCGACACCTCGCCCGAACGCTACGAGGAAGTCATCACCACCCGCACTTTTGCGGACCGCCTGCAGACGCTCGACAACGTGCGCAACGCCGGGATCAACGTGTGCTCGGGCGGCATCGTCGGCATGGGCGAGACTCGCGCCGACCGCGTCGGCTTCGTTCACGCCCTCGCCACGCTTGAACAGCATCCGGAAAGCGTTCCCGTGAACGCCCTCGTCCCGATCAAGGGCACCGTGCTGGGCGACATGCTGGCCGATACCCCGCTCGCGAAGATCGACGACATCGAGTTCGTTCGCACCGTGGCCGTCGCGCGCATCACCATGCCGCTCTCTATGGTTCGCCTGTCCGCCGGACGCGAATCGATGTCGGAGGCCACGCAGGCGCTGTGCTTCATGGCAGGCGCCAACTCGATCTTCACCGGCGACAAGCTGCTTACCGCTGCCAACGCCGGCGACGATGCCGATGCCGCCATGTTCAAGCGCCTCGGTCTCAAGCCGATGGAAGGCGAGGAACCCATGCGGGCGATGAAGTCCGTCGGAGGCTGCTCCGGAGGCTGCGCGGCGTAA
- a CDS encoding ABC transporter permease — protein sequence MPSLDTPSLSAGWKIQIRVIKALLIRELTTRFGRENIGFLWMMAEPALFAVLVALLWRFVRGPEEHGIGIIAFTVSGYIPLVLFRHAVNRATGVLSANHGLLYHRQVKILDLVLARFLIELVGAMMAYVLVATVLFLAGLFPMPHDLGLFMLGWGYWSFISFAVALVIAPLSQMHELVEKLIPVTTYVMVPLSGAFHLMAWLTPGARVWLAWSPLVHGMEMMRFGMFGHLVWPHYSPGYPLAGAIGLTCLGLALSRRVRRTMAVE from the coding sequence ATGCCCAGCCTCGACACTCCAAGCCTGTCTGCCGGTTGGAAGATCCAGATCCGCGTCATCAAGGCCCTCCTGATCAGAGAGCTTACGACACGGTTCGGCCGCGAAAACATCGGATTCCTATGGATGATGGCCGAGCCCGCCCTGTTTGCCGTGCTGGTCGCGCTGCTGTGGCGCTTTGTGCGAGGTCCGGAAGAGCACGGTATCGGGATCATCGCGTTCACGGTCAGCGGGTACATACCGCTCGTGCTGTTCCGCCATGCGGTGAACCGAGCGACGGGGGTGCTGAGCGCCAATCACGGCCTGCTGTACCATCGGCAAGTCAAAATCCTCGACCTTGTGCTGGCCCGCTTTCTCATCGAACTGGTCGGCGCGATGATGGCTTACGTGTTGGTTGCCACAGTGCTGTTCCTGGCAGGGCTGTTCCCGATGCCGCACGACCTCGGACTGTTCATGCTGGGATGGGGCTACTGGTCATTTATCAGCTTTGCCGTAGCCTTGGTGATCGCGCCGCTGAGCCAGATGCATGAACTGGTGGAGAAGCTGATTCCCGTCACGACCTACGTGATGGTACCGCTTTCGGGGGCTTTCCACCTCATGGCCTGGCTCACGCCCGGTGCGCGCGTCTGGCTGGCGTGGTCGCCGCTCGTCCATGGCATGGAAATGATGCGCTTCGGAATGTTCGGTCATCTGGTGTGGCCGCACTACAGTCCCGGCTACCCGCTGGCCGGGGCGATCGGGCTGACCTGCCTCGGGCTGGCTCTCTCACGCCGCGTACGCAGGACCATGGCGGTCGAATGA
- a CDS encoding ABC transporter ATP-binding protein: MITCQMIHKTYAAGHGERKVLRGLDFAISRGEHVGFLGRNGAGKTTLIKLLGGVEFPTAGTIRRRMTVSWPLGFGGGFQGSLTGYDNARFIARIYGMSYRDIADFVEDFTELGRQLRAPVKTYSQGMRARLAFALSMAIEFDCYLVDEVILVGDHRFHEKCRLELFGKRSDRALILASHNAALIREHCTRAMVLHDGRGTMHDDIDLALRHYEAL; encoded by the coding sequence ATGATCACCTGCCAGATGATCCACAAGACGTACGCCGCCGGGCACGGAGAACGCAAGGTCCTGCGCGGGCTCGATTTCGCCATCTCGAGAGGCGAGCATGTGGGCTTTCTCGGTCGCAACGGCGCGGGCAAGACGACGCTGATCAAACTGCTTGGCGGCGTGGAGTTTCCGACGGCGGGCACGATCCGGCGGCGCATGACGGTGTCGTGGCCCCTCGGCTTTGGCGGCGGCTTTCAGGGCAGCCTGACCGGCTACGATAACGCGCGCTTCATCGCCCGCATCTATGGCATGTCCTACCGCGACATCGCCGACTTCGTCGAGGACTTCACCGAACTTGGCCGCCAGTTGCGGGCCCCGGTCAAGACCTACTCGCAAGGCATGCGCGCGCGTCTTGCCTTCGCCCTTTCCATGGCGATCGAGTTCGACTGCTATCTTGTCGACGAAGTTATTCTCGTGGGGGACCACCGTTTCCACGAGAAATGCAGGCTCGAGTTGTTCGGCAAGCGGTCCGACCGAGCACTGATCCTTGCCTCGCACAACGCCGCCCTGATCCGCGAGCATTGCACGCGCGCCATGGTCCTGCACGATGGGCGGGGTACGATGCACGACGACATAGACCTTGCCCTTCGTCACTACGAGGCGCTGTAA